TTAAACCTATAACCCAGGAGCATATTCCCCAACTCTCAATCTTTAAACTAGATTTTTAAATTTTGGAATATGGGTTTGCCTGGTACATGCTTAGAGAAACAAAGTAATCTGTACATCAAATACAGTGATCACTAGCCAATAAGATATGAAGTTATTTAAGTATTCGGATAAAGAGGCACAAGTTGAGGTTAACTTAGTATGCTATACACGCTTGTGAAAGAATGGGCAAAATTATCGGCAATTCAGAAAGCACACTAAATTTCACATGAGTGTGAACCGTCACACTCACGTCAGAAAGAAGGCTTTCAAGCAATAAACCATTAATGCTATGCAGGCCATCACATAATACCTAACTTCACGGATAAAATATGAGTTGTTTTCTTGGGTACTGGTACAAGTGCTATTCCAGTATGAGGTGTCAATATCTTAAATTCTGAAAACATTGAACCAATGGCATTGGTATGACTTGACTTTGGGCTTataatgttctttttttttttttaatgtgataTGCCTCTCAGAAAAATCAAAGACCAAGAGACACAAGAGATAAAATCAATAAAGTTAAGCTAGCCTAGCAATGAAACATTTCTTATAGAAGTGAATTCATTTATCaaaattatgcatggagaaaaGCGTCATATATGCATTATGCCATCAGATTAATGGTAGAATGGAACCCCCcccgtctctctctctttctctctttctgggGAAGATCTTAAGTTAGTAAATATGTACTAAACTAGGCATGGAATGACTTCTATCCAAGAGTAGTTAACCTTAAAGAATGGATCTAGGCTAGAGACAGGACCAAGACAGTCTATTCGAAGGTTCAAAGTCGATAAGTCAGTCTAAAGAAACCAAAGGTAAACAGTAAGTGATTGCAATGGGGACATGAAAGTAGATAAGTCTATTCAAATCTATGTTTTGTTTGGATAAGAAAATGGAGAATCCAGTTTTTCTCCCATGGCCAGCAGGCAGTAGCCAATGGGAGGGCATTGTAGTACACATGGGAAGCTAGGCATCCCTACAGAGCAACTATGCTATTCAAGGAAAATACACAAAAAGTTCAGAGGGAAATGGTTAGAGTTATAATGTTAGAGAGCAGGGAATGGAATTTTAAGATGTAGAATGAAGGCATATTTCATCAAAGcaatcaaaaaaatcattaaatagTTAATAAGATCTTTGTGGAAGCAATAAAAAGAACAGACAAATAGCATTGTGTAACTCATTAATCAAGTATCaagcatatatcattcaccaggAAAAAAACAGAAAATAGTAGGAATTGAGCGATATAATATGAAGGTGAGCATAAGAAGATCAAACCTCCAAGCAGCGCTCCAGGAGCTGCCGACTTTTTGAATAGTCTCCATTTCTGTAATATCCAACAGCTAACAAATATAGCTTCTCCCTAGTTTGCAGTGGGCTGCTTGAACTGCCCAAGGAAGCTGCCAACACCAGGTTGTTCAGACTTCTCAGACATAACAGGATTAACAGGTTACCAATAAAAATTgaacagaaagaaaaaaattgagtaagTGGAGACCATGATAGCAATAAAGGAAAATATTGAAATTAGGAAAGAGACTATATAGATGatgttaaaataaaatattccacCTTCAAGCATGGCGATTCCACGATTCACATCCTCAGGTTGTCTTGAATGAACTAGAGCCCAAGATAACCTCATAAGACTTTCACTCTTTTGTTCTTGGTTCCCACCCTCAGCAACCTCTCTCTCACAACCCTGTGCACAagggaaacaaaaatttttgtgcatggatgtAAGATAAATAACAAAACATACTGAAAGTGATCAGATGAAAAAAGGTTACTGTTGAGTGTTGATTAATGGGAAATGAAATGATCGACATATATGAGAAAGAAATTAAGTCATAGAGAAACACTAACAATAATATCTATTTATATTAAACTTTCCAATGGTACCATTTCAAGAGATCTTTAAATAGACTGTGGGTACATTTTGAGTATGTCGTGGTATATTTCATGAAATTACTAACATTCCAATTTCAGAATatgagagaaggaaaaagaaatctAACTTGTCACACATAGCATGTAGTAGTGTCATAAGATCCGCGCAACTGCAAAGCAGACATCACAGTTCTAATGGTAATAACGTGATATGCCCGTATATAATGATGACATCTTTAATCGCACccctcattttttttcctttgtagAACAAGATTACAGACCCCCAAACCCCCTTTTTCTTTCTGAAGAAATACTTATGTGCAGAGACACCTAACTAGTTTTCATTAAGTTAATGAATAAGAATTACCAAAGTGACATAAACCCAACAACTTAACCAGTATCATACTAATTAATACTCTCTAATTTTATGATGGGTCTGTACCTGTGTTAAAGCAAATCAACATGGATACCTTAAGGTAGTAGATTACAAGAATCATGGGCATTACTTGAAAAGCTTCTAGTGGTATCAGGTGGCTGTGGTTATTCAAAACTGGGTTCTGAAAATTAGTGAGTCAGGCTTGAGATGAATTATTCATAAACTAGTGTCTATTGTTTTTGCATTTCTAGAACATTatgataatgatcttctaatttcTGCACGTTGAAGAACATTGTTTATTAATAACAAACTGGAAAGCTATGTTAAGTTAACCAAGTTGATATAAAAGAGGATGATAACATTGTATAATATATAATGAGAATTTTCATACAGCAATCTCCAATCAAACCTAATTTATGAGGCCTTACTTTAGATATGTAACGATTTAAAAGTATTGATACCACTAGCAAATTCTAATATATGAGTTACataatccaaaattttaagtTCAGTCATGCACCTCCCTCCGGCAAGAATGCAAATATTTGGGACATATTAAGCATGCAAATGACAATTCTTTTCACTATTCAAACAATAAGAATTCTTCTCCTTCACTTCACGCGGGAAAAGATAGTCAAGAAAAGATACCAACCACAACCAGTAGACAAAAAAAGGAGGGTGCCATTTGGCATCACATTCAATTTTCTTATTTCcagaaacaaaaaataaaactttatttctattttattttatttttttcaaaaaatataaacatGTTTGGtatagtcaattatttttcagaaTACAAACATGAAAATGGTCGCCAAGGTGGTGATAGTGGTGGCAGAGATAGTGGAGGCCATTGTGCTAGTGGCAGCAGAAGCAATGGCGGTGGGGGTGCCGACAATGTGGCTGTAGCGGCTATTATGGTGGTGGTGGTGTGGTAGAGACTGTGGTAGCAGTAGGGGCGTGTGGCAAAAGTGGTTTGGGCAGTGGCAGCACTAATTGTAGCAGTGGTAGTGAGGCAATGGTGGCAGTGGTGGAGAAAAAGGTGGTGGTGGCAGCAATAGCAG
The sequence above is a segment of the Elaeis guineensis isolate ETL-2024a chromosome 7, EG11, whole genome shotgun sequence genome. Coding sequences within it:
- the LOC105049102 gene encoding mitochondrial fission 1 protein A, producing the protein MDAKIGKFFESVGSFFSGGDTIPWCDRDIIAGCEREVAEGGNQEQKSESLMRLSWALVHSRQPEDVNRGIAMLEASLGSSSSPLQTREKLYLLAVGYYRNGDYSKSRQLLERCLEIAPDWRQALTLKKVVEDRIAKDGVIGIGIAATAVGLLVGGIAAAVTRKK